Genomic DNA from Thermobifida alba:
GGCCAGCTCCTGCTGCGACGGCGGAGGGGCGGCGGGGTCCAGTTCGTCCAGGGCGAAGGACTGGGACAGCGACACGGGGTGGCCGAGGACCTGCTGGTCGTTCTGGAGCAGGCCGGACAGGCGCAGCAGGTCCATCAGCGCCCGGTGCAGCCGATGTGCCGGTGTCGTCTCCATCTCCACGAGGATCCCACCCCCCAGACAGTTGCGTCAAACAACTTTCTTCCCTACGATCCAAACAGTTGCATGGAACAACTTTTCTGAAGGGTGGGATTCCCGTGCACTCCCTCATCCACCGGAGCGTGGAACGCCTCTTCCACGGCAGGGGCAGCCGGCTCTACGACCGCGCGGCCCGGGGACTGGCGCGCGGCGGCTACCGGCGGATCGCCGAGGACGTCGCCGCTCTGGCCCCCCGCGGCGGCGCGGTGCTCGACGTGGGCACCGGCCCCGGCGTCCTGCCGGTCGAGACCGCCCGGCTCCGCCCGGACCTGCACGTCACCGGACTCGACCTGTCGGCGGACATGGTCGCCGCCGCACAGCGCAACGCCGCGGCCTTCGGCGACCGGGTGGCCGCGCGGCTCGGCGACGTCACCGACCTGCCCTTCGCCGACGACTCCTTCGACCTGGTCGTCACCTCGTTCAGCGCCCACCACTGGGACGACCCCGCCGGAGCCGTCCCGGAACTGGCGCGGGTGCTGCGCCCCGGGGGCCGCCTGGCCGTCTACGACCTCCCCTTCGGCCCCTTCGACCTGCTGGTGGCCACCGCCGAGGAGCAGGGCCTGTTCACCGCCTCCCCGCCGCTGCGCACCGTGATCCGCACCGGGGTGGCGCTGCCGTCCCGGTGCGTGCGGCAGATCATGGCCGTCCCGGCGTGAACGCGGCCCCGCCGCTCAGTTCCGGGTGTTGTACAGGTACAGGGTGAGCGGCGCGAACACCCCGACCAGCACCGCGCAC
This window encodes:
- a CDS encoding class I SAM-dependent methyltransferase, with the protein product MHSLIHRSVERLFHGRGSRLYDRAARGLARGGYRRIAEDVAALAPRGGAVLDVGTGPGVLPVETARLRPDLHVTGLDLSADMVAAAQRNAAAFGDRVAARLGDVTDLPFADDSFDLVVTSFSAHHWDDPAGAVPELARVLRPGGRLAVYDLPFGPFDLLVATAEEQGLFTASPPLRTVIRTGVALPSRCVRQIMAVPA